The following proteins are encoded in a genomic region of Hirundo rustica isolate bHirRus1 chromosome 3, bHirRus1.pri.v3, whole genome shotgun sequence:
- the MPC1 gene encoding mitochondrial pyruvate carrier 1, whose product MAAALGRKAVDYVRSKEFRDYLMSTHFWGPVANWGLPVAAINDMKKSPEIVSGRMTFALCCYSLAFMRFAYKVQPRNWLLFACHFTNEIAQLIQGGRLIKYRLEKKN is encoded by the exons ATGGCGGCCGCGCTGGGCCGCAAGGCCGTGGACTATGTGCGCAGCAAGGAGTTCAGGGACTACCTGATGAG TACC CACTTTTGGGGGCCAGTTGCCAACTGGGGTCTTCCTGTTGCTGCTATTAATGACATGAAGAAATCGCCAGAAATTGTCAGTGGCCGAATGACATTTG CACTGTGTTGTTACTCCTTGGCTTTCATGAGATTTGCCTACAAAGTGCAGCCAAGAAACTGGCTTCTTTTTGCATGCCACTTCACTAATGAAATTGCACAACTTATTCAAGGAGGGCGACTGATCAAATACAG GCTGGAGAAAAAGAACTAA